One genomic segment of Caldimonas brevitalea includes these proteins:
- a CDS encoding nuclear transport factor 2 family protein, with the protein MSDTSRPHTSRPNRAFDILTATELPHDQVGDATERWDVLDALHRFAAGQDLKDWALFASAFADDAQLDFTQPAARLGAQLPVLRGRGDIVAAITAAVQGLDTTHSVSNARIWVEGRHAQLLALVEAQHLPAGDHSRHLLLKNFYRVRLHAGEGRQWAMTHVRIDNAWMTGDASVLFPDVRGRDRPAPTATC; encoded by the coding sequence ATGTCCGACACCTCCCGCCCTCACACCTCCCGGCCCAACAGGGCCTTCGACATCCTGACCGCGACCGAACTGCCGCATGACCAAGTCGGCGACGCCACCGAGCGATGGGACGTGCTCGACGCCTTGCACCGCTTCGCGGCGGGACAGGACCTGAAAGACTGGGCGCTGTTCGCCTCGGCCTTCGCCGACGACGCCCAACTCGACTTCACGCAGCCCGCGGCCAGGCTCGGTGCGCAATTGCCCGTGCTGCGCGGGCGCGGCGACATCGTCGCGGCCATCACCGCCGCAGTGCAGGGGCTGGACACCACCCACAGCGTCTCCAATGCGCGCATCTGGGTCGAAGGCCGCCACGCGCAACTGCTCGCGCTCGTCGAGGCTCAGCACCTCCCTGCAGGCGACCACAGCCGTCACCTGTTGCTCAAAAACTTCTACCGTGTGCGGCTGCATGCAGGCGAAGGCAGGCAGTGGGCGATGACACATGTGCGGATCGACAACGCGTGGATGACCGGCGATGCCTCCGTGTTGTTCCCGGACGTCCGCGGCCGTGACCGCCCTGCCCCGACCGCAACTTGTTAA
- a CDS encoding glycosyltransferase family 4 protein, translating to MVAPSRARVIVVQEIVPHYRLRLFELLHQQLASAGVDLKVVYGAPNAEQAAKHDLVELPAEIGLPVRNLWLGGKVLHQPVINRLLRADLAVLPNAAKYLPNYFFWLTGRRRSPRLGFWVYHTQQRAADRSIKETISRRMMRGASWWFAYTGSTRDYLLQTGAADERITVLNNSVDVAGFRARLASVTADDLSRLSKQLGLDPKAPIGLFCGGLHRDKRLEFLFEALRCLHRQCPEFQLLVIGDGSCRHQVVQAAAQDRRIHYLGPLFGHDKAVCFRLAQLFLCPGLVGLGILDAFAAGLPLVTTDLPIHSPEIDYLQHGVNGWMTPHDPQAYADAVLDLLHAPVRRQALGQQALVDAGRHSIDAMAERYADGILRCLTSPGSV from the coding sequence GTGGTTGCCCCTTCCCGTGCTCGCGTGATCGTCGTGCAGGAGATCGTCCCGCACTACCGCCTGCGGTTGTTCGAGCTGCTGCACCAGCAGCTGGCCTCGGCAGGCGTCGACCTGAAAGTGGTGTACGGCGCGCCCAATGCCGAGCAGGCCGCCAAGCACGATCTGGTCGAGTTGCCGGCGGAGATCGGCCTGCCGGTGCGCAATCTGTGGCTGGGCGGCAAAGTGCTGCACCAGCCGGTGATCAACCGTCTGCTGCGCGCCGACCTGGCCGTCTTGCCCAATGCGGCGAAGTACCTGCCCAACTATTTTTTCTGGCTGACCGGCCGCCGGCGCTCGCCTCGGCTGGGCTTCTGGGTCTACCACACGCAGCAGCGTGCGGCCGATCGCTCGATCAAGGAGACGATCAGCCGGCGCATGATGCGCGGCGCCAGTTGGTGGTTCGCCTACACGGGCAGCACGCGCGACTATCTGCTCCAGACCGGCGCGGCCGACGAGCGCATCACCGTGCTGAACAACAGCGTGGACGTGGCCGGCTTCCGGGCACGGCTGGCCTCGGTGACGGCCGACGACCTCTCGCGGCTGTCGAAGCAGCTCGGCCTCGACCCAAAGGCACCCATCGGCTTGTTCTGCGGCGGGCTGCACCGCGACAAGCGGCTGGAGTTCCTGTTCGAGGCCTTGCGTTGCCTGCACCGCCAGTGCCCCGAGTTTCAGCTGCTCGTGATCGGGGACGGCAGCTGCCGCCATCAGGTGGTGCAGGCCGCCGCCCAGGACCGGCGTATCCACTACCTGGGGCCCTTGTTCGGCCACGACAAGGCGGTCTGCTTCCGGCTGGCGCAGCTGTTCCTCTGCCCGGGGCTGGTCGGCCTGGGCATCCTCGACGCCTTTGCCGCCGGGCTGCCGCTGGTCACCACCGACCTGCCCATCCACAGCCCCGAGATCGACTATCTGCAGCACGGCGTCAACGGCTGGATGACACCGCACGATCCGCAGGCCTACGCCGACGCGGTGCTGGACCTGCTGCATGCCCCCGTGCGCCGGCAGGCCCTGGGGCAGCAGGCCCTCGTCGATGCAGGCCGCCACTCGATCGACGCCATGGCCGAGCGCTATGCCGACGGCATCCTGCGCTGCCTGACCTCGCCGGGCTCGGTCTAA
- a CDS encoding PDZ domain-containing protein: MAILFLRPTRKYRRRRLQVAAAALTAAAAWQVASLLLPEPERLPSASATPLRTRVTPRPPEPSPPRQIEPLAPSLHRREATAPLLPAARAVDVTEAPWRQTNPLVEPEMLTVRRFLAAQEFLREVPLQPSGPGAYTVRSVPPNSVYARLGLRPGDVIHSLDTSHDTNVGDGSLDDVMQQTTMEMQVQRAGRAVTLRLRLDVEDGVGHGH, encoded by the coding sequence ATGGCCATCCTGTTCCTGCGCCCGACCCGCAAGTACCGTCGCCGACGGCTGCAGGTTGCCGCTGCGGCACTGACCGCAGCCGCCGCATGGCAGGTGGCCAGCCTCCTGCTGCCCGAGCCGGAGCGCTTGCCGTCCGCGAGCGCCACGCCCCTGCGGACCCGTGTCACGCCACGCCCGCCCGAGCCCTCACCGCCCCGGCAGATCGAACCGCTCGCCCCATCGCTTCACCGCCGTGAAGCCACAGCGCCGCTCCTGCCGGCGGCCCGCGCTGTCGACGTGACCGAAGCGCCGTGGCGGCAGACGAATCCCCTGGTCGAGCCGGAGATGCTGACGGTGCGGCGCTTCCTCGCCGCGCAAGAGTTTCTGCGTGAAGTCCCGTTGCAGCCTTCGGGGCCGGGCGCCTACACCGTGCGCTCGGTACCGCCCAACAGCGTCTACGCACGGCTCGGGTTGCGGCCGGGGGATGTGATCCACTCGCTGGACACCTCCCACGACACAAACGTCGGCGACGGCTCGCTGGACGATGTGATGCAGCAGACCACGATGGAGATGCAGGTGCAACGCGCCGGCCGGGCGGTCACCCTGCGGTTGCGGCTGGATGTCGAGGACGGCGTCGGTCATGGCCACTAG
- a CDS encoding winged helix-turn-helix transcriptional regulator: protein MSSGIPPATSPEPAPVVGFDYCGGASCAAEIASVAALASGRWSMPVLEALYFAGAPTRFRALQRQIGAITQKALSRELTQFVHHGIAARHASGRGDRHVVYVLTDRGLALMQLLDRLGQWRKTQLTGLCGGA from the coding sequence ATGTCGTCTGGTATCCCGCCGGCAACCAGTCCGGAACCGGCGCCGGTGGTCGGGTTCGATTACTGTGGCGGCGCCTCGTGCGCCGCCGAGATTGCGAGTGTGGCGGCGCTCGCCTCGGGTCGTTGGTCGATGCCCGTGCTGGAGGCGCTGTACTTCGCCGGCGCCCCGACGCGGTTCCGCGCCTTGCAGCGGCAGATCGGCGCGATCACGCAGAAGGCGTTGAGCCGTGAGCTGACGCAGTTTGTCCACCATGGCATTGCGGCGCGCCACGCCAGCGGGCGCGGCGACCGTCACGTCGTGTATGTCCTCACCGACCGTGGTCTTGCATTGATGCAGTTGCTGGACCGGCTGGGTCAGTGGCGCAAGACGCAGCTGACCGGCCTTTGCGGTGGAGCTTGA
- a CDS encoding glycosyl hydrolase, protein MSSNINQRWVPILSAVCAALLTACGGGGGGDDAAQDAGADLPAVISTSPEVAVTDTDTDTDTQEGATTPDAAEAIETAASATSVITLPAQGGSSVQSTRLVTASMEESFSYTAPGWKLNMWGSPMATARASRETRVGYTHGGTASQHFQMTSKGGGDAHLTYPYAFAKGKTYRSTLWVRTDVPTNVTVQMRRDAPPWDAFGTKTIQANSTWQKVEITGTYPGTTSGTLRVASGTPGANLWIDDVTIEQLEFNDLAPFSTAPIPDTLFGMHVNKLGVHQNYPKVGHHVVRLWNTGTTWRDLEPSRGVWSWATGTGGGKRLDMYVDFVKRNDPNAAILYTLGQTPLWASSTPSVKGLYGYGAAGAPTNMNDWRNYVREVARRYAGKIKYFELWNEPDYQPHYNGTMQQMVEMARIAHEEVKAVDPTNVVVSPGVTTGQGMGFLNNFLAAGGGAHVDNIGYHWYFSTSPEKIAASIGNVRQMMNNYGVGNKPLWNTEGAPGCDALTTTCETFVPTLQQKRSSTARALMIMWAKGVSNFNYHIWESGDPLAKLVESDYLTPTEASKAYTAMVGWMRGAQLVDAYALNNQIYVFKLQRGTEHQYVLWSTVEGQQVQLPDAWTVSTVATLMGTSSALPASRQITLGLEPVLLRR, encoded by the coding sequence GTGTCTTCGAACATCAATCAACGTTGGGTCCCCATTCTGTCCGCTGTGTGTGCAGCCCTGTTGACCGCCTGTGGCGGCGGCGGCGGCGGCGATGACGCGGCGCAAGACGCTGGTGCCGATCTGCCGGCCGTCATCTCCACCTCGCCCGAGGTCGCCGTCACCGACACCGACACCGACACCGACACCCAAGAGGGTGCGACCACGCCGGATGCGGCCGAGGCCATCGAAACCGCCGCATCGGCCACGTCCGTCATCACCCTGCCCGCCCAAGGCGGCAGCTCGGTGCAGAGCACCCGGCTGGTCACGGCGTCGATGGAAGAGAGCTTCAGCTACACCGCGCCGGGCTGGAAGCTCAACATGTGGGGCAGCCCGATGGCGACCGCCCGCGCCAGCCGCGAAACCCGCGTCGGCTACACGCACGGCGGCACCGCGTCGCAACACTTCCAGATGACCAGCAAGGGCGGCGGCGACGCCCACCTGACCTACCCGTATGCCTTTGCCAAGGGCAAGACCTATCGCTCGACGCTGTGGGTGCGCACCGATGTGCCCACCAACGTGACGGTGCAGATGCGCCGCGACGCGCCGCCGTGGGACGCCTTCGGCACCAAGACCATCCAGGCCAACTCGACCTGGCAGAAGGTCGAGATCACCGGCACCTATCCGGGCACCACGAGCGGCACGCTGCGCGTCGCGTCGGGCACCCCCGGCGCGAACCTGTGGATCGACGACGTCACCATCGAACAGCTGGAGTTCAACGACCTGGCCCCGTTCAGCACTGCGCCGATCCCCGACACGCTGTTCGGCATGCACGTCAACAAGCTGGGCGTGCACCAGAACTACCCGAAGGTCGGCCACCACGTGGTGCGGCTGTGGAACACCGGCACCACCTGGCGTGACCTGGAGCCGAGCCGTGGCGTGTGGTCGTGGGCGACCGGCACCGGCGGCGGCAAGCGCCTGGACATGTACGTCGACTTCGTCAAGCGCAACGATCCGAACGCGGCCATCCTGTACACGCTGGGCCAGACGCCGCTGTGGGCCTCCAGCACCCCCTCGGTGAAGGGCCTGTACGGCTACGGCGCGGCGGGTGCGCCCACCAACATGAACGACTGGCGCAACTATGTGCGCGAGGTGGCACGCCGCTACGCGGGCAAGATCAAGTACTTCGAGCTGTGGAACGAGCCTGACTACCAGCCGCACTACAACGGCACCATGCAGCAGATGGTCGAGATGGCCCGCATCGCCCACGAGGAAGTGAAGGCGGTCGACCCGACCAACGTGGTGGTGTCGCCCGGTGTCACGACCGGCCAGGGCATGGGCTTCCTGAACAACTTCCTGGCGGCCGGTGGCGGTGCTCACGTGGACAACATCGGCTACCACTGGTACTTCAGCACCTCGCCCGAGAAGATCGCCGCGTCGATCGGCAACGTGCGCCAGATGATGAACAACTACGGCGTGGGCAACAAGCCGCTGTGGAACACGGAAGGCGCGCCGGGTTGCGATGCGCTGACCACCACCTGCGAGACCTTCGTGCCGACCCTGCAGCAGAAGCGTTCGTCGACGGCGCGTGCGCTGATGATCATGTGGGCCAAGGGTGTCAGCAACTTCAACTACCACATCTGGGAGAGCGGTGACCCGCTGGCCAAATTGGTGGAGTCGGACTACCTGACCCCGACCGAAGCGTCGAAGGCCTACACCGCGATGGTGGGCTGGATGCGCGGTGCCCAACTGGTCGACGCCTATGCTCTGAACAACCAGATCTACGTGTTCAAGCTGCAGCGTGGCACCGAGCACCAGTATGTGCTGTGGTCGACGGTCGAGGGCCAGCAGGTGCAACTGCCGGACGCCTGGACGGTTTCCACCGTCGCGACGCTGATGGGCACCTCGTCCGCCCTGCCGGCCTCGCGTCAGATCACGCTGGGTCTGGAGCCGGTGCTGCTGCGCCGCTGA
- a CDS encoding alpha/beta fold hydrolase gives MKLMRMLVRSLPQRLSFKLVAALATRTQRPPLTPAQAEALALATRIRVGPERRHVAWQWGETGPLVVLVHGWNGRSGQMAPLAAHLAACGFRCIALEVTGHGDAPGRRTRWRCFIDEPAELVAALQGEPVHAVVGHSAGGLAAMASRSLKGLRARRWVCICSPSHPFPPIDVVRKKLDPPAAVVDLYREHIAQQFTTTWADLAAGRAFAGAGPELLLLYDEADRVVDPLEGDRIARWCPGAQLVKTTGHGHTKVLAAPELKEKIAAFLLAEPPAAGSAPTDGEARDADIAARGASLAAPVV, from the coding sequence ATGAAACTGATGCGGATGCTGGTCCGCTCGCTCCCGCAGCGGCTGTCCTTCAAGCTGGTCGCGGCTCTCGCAACCCGAACCCAACGGCCGCCGCTCACGCCGGCACAGGCCGAGGCGCTCGCCCTCGCCACCCGCATCCGCGTCGGGCCCGAACGCCGCCACGTCGCGTGGCAATGGGGTGAGACGGGCCCGCTGGTGGTGCTGGTGCACGGCTGGAACGGCCGGTCCGGGCAGATGGCGCCGCTGGCCGCTCACCTGGCCGCATGCGGCTTTCGTTGCATAGCGCTCGAGGTGACGGGGCACGGCGATGCACCGGGTCGACGCACGCGATGGCGCTGTTTCATCGACGAACCGGCCGAACTCGTGGCCGCCCTGCAAGGCGAGCCGGTGCATGCTGTCGTGGGGCATTCGGCCGGCGGCCTCGCCGCCATGGCCTCGCGCTCGCTGAAGGGGCTGCGCGCCCGCCGGTGGGTCTGCATCTGCTCGCCGTCGCACCCCTTTCCCCCGATCGACGTCGTGCGCAAAAAGCTGGACCCGCCTGCGGCCGTGGTGGACCTGTACCGTGAGCACATCGCGCAGCAGTTCACCACCACCTGGGCCGATCTTGCCGCCGGCCGGGCCTTCGCCGGCGCCGGACCAGAACTGCTGCTCCTGTACGACGAGGCCGACCGTGTTGTCGACCCCCTCGAGGGCGACCGCATCGCCCGCTGGTGCCCAGGTGCCCAGCTCGTCAAGACCACCGGACACGGGCACACCAAGGTGCTGGCGGCACCGGAGTTGAAAGAGAAGATCGCAGCCTTCCTGCTGGCCGAACCTCCTGCAGCGGGGTCGGCGCCGACGGACGGGGAGGCTCGCGATGCGGACATCGCCGCCCGAGGCGCGTCACTCGCCGCACCAGTGGTCTGA
- a CDS encoding helix-turn-helix transcriptional regulator has product MATSAAQSPLPCAASPAAMPSGEEHLGASAPHCAKFYAARVAQPHAVIDAAAPRDHLYRLGAHGFIFTSAGFCSTHTQRHAATLLISATGRSFELRVGTRRIHAAAAFVPPLTARSLHAVDAALVSVNVTPLHDSFAHLACIPAPSALDWGAFAPLQPSLQAAYEGRLELRDAPALFASTLQCLWAHLPVPSPRITEHLLRARELVHTRGYASLREMACEMHLSEDQTSRVVARALGIPLKSYLAWDKMLAACEWIWRHKPLTEVAHLAGYHDLAHLTRSFRRQFGAPPSYFRDRTRVYF; this is encoded by the coding sequence ATGGCCACTAGCGCGGCACAGTCGCCCCTGCCGTGCGCCGCTTCGCCGGCAGCGATGCCGTCGGGCGAGGAGCACCTCGGCGCCAGCGCCCCCCACTGCGCGAAGTTCTACGCCGCACGCGTCGCGCAGCCACATGCCGTGATCGACGCTGCCGCGCCACGGGATCACCTGTATCGCCTCGGCGCACACGGCTTCATCTTCACCAGCGCCGGCTTCTGCAGCACGCACACCCAGCGCCATGCCGCGACCTTGTTGATCTCCGCCACGGGGCGCAGCTTCGAACTGCGGGTCGGCACACGGCGCATCCACGCTGCCGCCGCTTTCGTGCCGCCTCTGACCGCACGCTCGCTGCACGCCGTCGACGCTGCTTTGGTCAGTGTCAACGTGACACCGCTGCACGACAGCTTCGCCCACCTGGCCTGCATCCCGGCGCCGTCGGCCTTGGACTGGGGCGCCTTCGCACCGCTGCAGCCGTCGCTGCAGGCGGCTTACGAAGGCCGGCTCGAGCTCCGGGACGCGCCGGCACTGTTCGCGTCGACCTTGCAGTGCTTGTGGGCCCACCTGCCGGTGCCGTCTCCGCGGATCACGGAGCACCTGTTGCGGGCGCGTGAACTGGTGCACACGCGGGGCTATGCGAGCCTGCGTGAGATGGCGTGCGAGATGCACCTGTCGGAAGACCAGACCTCGCGGGTGGTGGCACGCGCGCTCGGCATCCCGTTGAAGAGCTACTTGGCCTGGGACAAGATGCTGGCGGCCTGCGAATGGATCTGGCGGCACAAGCCGCTGACCGAGGTGGCCCATCTCGCCGGGTACCACGACCTCGCGCATTTGACGCGCTCCTTCCGACGCCAGTTCGGCGCGCCACCGTCGTACTTTCGCGACCGCACCCGGGTGTACTTCTGA
- a CDS encoding nucleotide sugar dehydrogenase encodes MQHTLAAKIADRSALVGIVGLGYVGLPLMLRFAESGFRVLAFDIDPAKVDALNAGQTYIEHIPAERVTKARPCFEATLDLSRAGEADALILCVPTPLNSHREPDLSFILGTAEALLPHLRPGQVVSLESTTYPGTTEEHLLPRLESRGLTVGVDAFLVYSPEREDPGNPNFSTHTIPKVCGGHTAACLQIGLALYGSVIEQVVPVSSTRVAEMTKLLENIHRAVNIGLVNELKIVADRMGIDIHEVIRAAATKPFGFVPYHPGPGLGGHCIPIDPFYLTWKAREYGLHTRFIELAGEVNAAMPDYAVAKVSAALNRRKRAVNGSRVLVLGIAYKKNVGDTRESPSVCMMDKLRGLGAEVHYSDPHVPVFPKMREYRFDLRSEPICADSLGRYDCVLLATDHDRFDYDLIERHATLIVDCRGRYLHPADHIVKA; translated from the coding sequence ATGCAGCACACACTCGCCGCCAAGATCGCCGACCGCTCCGCGCTGGTGGGCATCGTCGGGCTCGGGTATGTCGGGCTGCCCTTGATGCTGCGCTTTGCGGAGTCGGGCTTTCGCGTGCTGGCCTTCGACATCGATCCCGCCAAGGTCGACGCCCTGAATGCCGGCCAGACCTACATCGAGCACATCCCGGCCGAACGGGTGACGAAGGCCCGGCCCTGTTTCGAGGCCACGCTCGATCTCAGCCGCGCCGGCGAGGCCGATGCGCTGATCCTGTGTGTGCCGACGCCGCTCAACAGTCACCGCGAACCCGACCTGTCGTTCATCCTGGGCACGGCCGAGGCCCTGCTGCCGCACCTGCGGCCCGGACAGGTTGTCTCGCTCGAATCGACCACCTACCCCGGCACCACCGAAGAGCACCTGTTGCCGCGCCTCGAATCGCGCGGGCTGACGGTGGGGGTGGATGCGTTCCTCGTGTACTCCCCGGAACGGGAAGACCCCGGCAACCCGAACTTCAGCACGCACACCATTCCCAAGGTGTGCGGCGGGCACACAGCGGCTTGCCTGCAGATCGGCCTGGCGCTGTATGGCAGCGTGATCGAGCAGGTGGTGCCGGTGTCGAGCACGCGGGTGGCCGAGATGACCAAGCTGCTCGAAAACATCCACCGTGCGGTCAATATCGGTCTGGTCAACGAACTGAAGATCGTGGCCGACCGGATGGGCATCGACATCCACGAGGTGATCCGTGCCGCGGCGACCAAGCCGTTCGGCTTCGTGCCCTACCACCCCGGGCCGGGGCTCGGCGGCCATTGCATTCCCATCGACCCCTTCTATCTCACCTGGAAGGCGCGCGAGTACGGGCTGCACACCCGCTTCATCGAACTGGCCGGCGAGGTCAACGCCGCGATGCCCGACTATGCGGTCGCGAAGGTGAGCGCTGCGCTCAACCGCCGCAAGCGAGCGGTCAACGGCAGCCGGGTGCTGGTGCTGGGCATCGCCTACAAGAAGAACGTCGGCGACACCCGCGAATCGCCGTCGGTCTGCATGATGGACAAGCTGCGCGGTCTCGGGGCCGAGGTGCACTACAGCGACCCGCACGTCCCGGTGTTTCCGAAGATGCGCGAGTACCGGTTCGACCTGCGCAGCGAGCCGATCTGCGCCGACAGCCTGGGCCGCTACGACTGTGTGCTGCTGGCCACCGACCATGACCGGTTCGACTACGACCTGATCGAGCGGCACGCGACCCTGATCGTCGACTGCCGTGGCCGCTATCTGCATCCGGCCGACCATATCGTCAAGGCTTGA
- a CDS encoding TetR/AcrR family transcriptional regulator translates to MPHSPTHKSRSRQRILASARELFSNYGFEATSIDAVMAHCGLTRGAFYAHFASKGALYREALGDGAVDAGPVGDVSEELDRWFHACQPRPDSLDTPSSAARFLVADIASGHPDVRAGYGPAFEALVQRLAEAAGDPTEDRAAALAAAAMALGAFAVASTVDDADLKSQLAATCRAQAERLLRRDDVGDERPTFFWSPDAPARPHARRMQ, encoded by the coding sequence ATGCCGCATTCGCCCACGCACAAGTCTCGCTCGCGCCAGCGCATCCTGGCCAGTGCGCGCGAGTTGTTCTCCAACTATGGCTTCGAGGCCACGTCCATCGACGCGGTGATGGCCCACTGCGGCCTCACACGCGGCGCCTTCTATGCGCACTTCGCGAGTAAAGGTGCGCTGTACCGGGAGGCCCTGGGGGACGGGGCCGTCGATGCCGGGCCGGTCGGCGACGTGAGCGAGGAACTCGACCGCTGGTTCCACGCTTGCCAGCCCCGCCCGGACTCGCTCGACACACCGAGCAGCGCGGCCCGATTCCTCGTCGCGGACATCGCCAGCGGCCACCCCGACGTACGCGCCGGGTATGGCCCGGCCTTCGAGGCGCTGGTGCAACGACTGGCAGAGGCAGCCGGCGATCCGACGGAGGACCGGGCCGCAGCGCTCGCGGCAGCCGCGATGGCGCTGGGCGCCTTTGCCGTTGCATCGACCGTAGACGACGCGGATCTCAAATCGCAGCTCGCGGCCACGTGCCGGGCGCAAGCGGAGCGGCTGTTGCGGCGCGACGACGTCGGTGACGAACGCCCCACCTTCTTCTGGTCACCGGACGCCCCGGCACGTCCGCACGCGCGTCGCATGCAGTGA
- a CDS encoding lytic polysaccharide monooxygenase — protein sequence MLQPSLQRLLLAAAAWAAGGAACAHGLIQDPPSRNWFCGSVTKPNHTGSAAQHPECAQAFAADRNGGYNFMSVLTHTRGRAAVTPLPQHVCGFGSETWKGGATPWDTAMNWPTSKMSAGRHKFTWNISWGPHFDDTEEFRYWITKPGFVFSPTKPLTWDDFEPAPFCTLKYDDKNPQANGDVVAAKATQQFHTYCSVPVRSGRHVIYGEWGRLPPTLERFHSCADVVFDGGTAPGPKVEARIAAQPDVEALTGQGSLVLDGSGSAGAGLSYKWTLNAPNPGLYRFENSTAATTRLHYAAPTAAGTVQVSLQVSGADGRSSTSKSFTHQPASASTWTDLGALTQTARALQAGDKVQLRLVSRAGQDRYVPATPLTLTAANAGATAWPLALARAVNAEAGVVRVGVLKGGQVTPAADGTANRVYANGADLASAFVQVQGAAAPVTASYSVSNDWQSGYCATLKVTNNGSTAVANWSASLPVVGTVNQVWNAVHTQSGNRLSLSGPPWQRDLAPGASYTQAGFCADK from the coding sequence ATGTTGCAACCCTCCCTCCAGCGGCTGCTGCTGGCCGCCGCGGCGTGGGCCGCCGGTGGCGCGGCCTGCGCCCACGGCTTGATCCAGGACCCGCCGTCGCGCAACTGGTTCTGCGGTTCCGTCACCAAGCCCAACCACACCGGCAGCGCCGCGCAGCATCCCGAGTGTGCGCAGGCCTTCGCGGCGGATCGCAACGGTGGCTACAACTTCATGAGCGTGCTGACGCATACCCGCGGGCGGGCCGCCGTCACGCCGCTGCCCCAGCATGTGTGCGGCTTCGGCAGTGAAACCTGGAAGGGCGGCGCCACCCCCTGGGACACTGCGATGAACTGGCCGACCAGCAAGATGTCCGCCGGCCGCCACAAGTTCACCTGGAACATCTCGTGGGGCCCGCATTTCGACGACACCGAAGAGTTCCGCTACTGGATCACCAAGCCGGGCTTCGTGTTCTCGCCCACCAAGCCGCTGACCTGGGACGACTTTGAACCGGCGCCGTTCTGCACACTGAAATACGACGACAAGAACCCGCAGGCCAACGGCGACGTGGTCGCCGCCAAGGCGACACAGCAGTTCCACACCTACTGCAGCGTGCCGGTCCGCAGCGGCCGCCATGTGATCTACGGCGAATGGGGCCGGCTGCCGCCGACGCTGGAGCGTTTCCACAGTTGTGCCGACGTCGTGTTCGACGGTGGCACGGCGCCCGGGCCCAAGGTCGAGGCCCGTATCGCTGCGCAGCCGGATGTGGAGGCCCTCACCGGGCAGGGCTCGCTGGTGCTCGACGGCTCCGGCTCGGCCGGCGCGGGCTTGAGCTACAAGTGGACCCTCAACGCCCCCAACCCCGGCCTCTACCGTTTCGAGAACAGCACCGCGGCCACCACCCGGTTGCACTACGCGGCGCCCACGGCGGCCGGCACGGTGCAGGTTTCGTTGCAGGTCAGCGGGGCGGACGGCAGGAGCAGCACGTCGAAGTCATTCACCCACCAGCCGGCCAGCGCGTCCACCTGGACCGACCTGGGGGCCCTGACGCAGACCGCCCGCGCCCTGCAGGCCGGCGACAAGGTGCAACTGCGCCTGGTGTCCCGCGCCGGGCAGGACCGCTATGTGCCCGCGACGCCGCTGACCCTCACCGCCGCCAACGCCGGCGCCACGGCATGGCCGCTCGCGCTGGCGCGTGCGGTCAATGCCGAGGCCGGCGTTGTGCGGGTGGGTGTGCTGAAGGGCGGCCAGGTCACGCCGGCGGCGGATGGCACGGCCAACCGTGTCTATGCGAACGGGGCGGACCTCGCCAGTGCCTTCGTCCAAGTGCAAGGCGCTGCAGCGCCGGTGACCGCGAGCTACAGCGTCAGCAACGACTGGCAGAGCGGCTATTGCGCCACCCTGAAGGTGACCAACAACGGCAGCACCGCGGTGGCCAACTGGTCGGCCAGCCTGCCGGTGGTGGGCACGGTCAACCAGGTCTGGAACGCGGTCCACACGCAAAGCGGCAACCGGCTGAGCTTGTCCGGTCCGCCCTGGCAGCGCGACCTCGCGCCCGGCGCCAGCTACACCCAAGCCGGGTTCTGCGCGGACAAGTGA